Proteins co-encoded in one Geminocystis sp. M7585_C2015_104 genomic window:
- a CDS encoding PD40 domain-containing protein: MKSAHWPLMMGWILLLGGCGGYPRLLYFPFSDNTRSFNTPSAELSPFIAGQYITFISERNGSQDVYLYDAKNRRLVDLPGLNAFDETASSPSVSEDGRYIVFTVVARDKSGLYLYDRATQQKRLLIPRTEKEIRNPMISSKGDRITFEVANNGQWDVVVTDIRGNIIAR, translated from the coding sequence ATGAAGTCTGCTCATTGGCCTTTGATGATGGGGTGGATATTGTTGCTTGGGGGGTGTGGGGGTTATCCTAGGCTCCTATACTTCCCTTTTTCGGACAACACCCGCAGTTTTAACACCCCCTCGGCGGAATTGAGTCCATTCATTGCTGGACAGTATATCACATTTATATCGGAGCGCAACGGTTCTCAGGATGTTTATTTGTATGATGCCAAAAATCGTCGTCTAGTTGACTTGCCGGGATTAAATGCCTTTGACGAGACTGCTTCCTCTCCCTCTGTTTCTGAGGATGGGCGCTATATTGTCTTTACTGTGGTGGCCAGGGACAAATCTGGTTTATATTTGTATGATAGAGCTACACAACAAAAACGGCTGTTAATTCCCCGAACGGAAAAGGAAATCCGCAACCCCATGATTAGCAGTAAGGGGGACCGAATTACATTTGAAGTAGCAAATAATGGACAGTGGGATGTGGTGGTGACGGACATAAGGGGGAATATAATAGCCCGTTAG